GGCGCCGCCTTCTCCGGCGTCCCCTTCGGCTGCTTCGCGACCACGGACGGCTCGGAGTGGAACAGCGCCTGCTCGGGCGGCACGATCACGCACACCCCGCAGGAGTGGGGCAACCTGGTCCGCGCCGCCTACCCCGGCTACACCGGCACCCGGCCTCGCATGCAGGTCTGGCACGGCACCGAGGACGACGTACTGCGCTACCCCAACTTCGGGGAGGAGATCAAGCAGTGGACGAACGTCCTCGGCGTCAGCCAGACGCCCGCCGCCACCGACTCACCCGCCTCCGGCTGGACCCGCACACGCTACGGCGCCACCGGTGACCGGGCCCCGGTGGAGGCCATCAGCCTCCAGGGCGTCGGCCACAACCTGTACAGCTGGGGCATGGCCGACCGCGCACTGACCTTCTTCGGCCTGGGCGGCGACGGACCCGCACCCCAACCGCAGCCCGGCGCCTGCAAGGTGACGGCCACGACCAACGCCTGGAACACCGGCTTGACCGCGTCGCTCACCGTCACCAACACCGGCACGACGGCGATCAACGGCTGGCAGCTCGCCTTCACCCTGCCCGGCGGCCAGACCATCACCAACGGCTGGGGCGCCACGTACGCGCCGGGTTCGGGGGCGGTGACGGCCACGAACGCGTCGTACAACGCGACGATCGCCCCGAACGCGAGCGTCAGCATCGGCTACCAGGCGAACCACGGCGGGAACAGCGCCGCGCCGGGTGGTTTCACGCTCAACGGGAAGGCGTGCACGACGAGTTGATCCTGTACGCCGTCCGGCGGGGACGTCCGGGTCAGACCGACCGGTGGTACTGGTCCGGCACATGGACGTCCCCGCCCAGCTCGCGTGCCGCGTGCCGGGCCCAGGACGGGTTGCGCAGCAGCTCGCGGCCCAGCAGGACCGCGTCCGCCTCGCCGTTGGAGAGGATCTTCTCGGCCTGCTCGGCGTCCGTGATGAGACCCACCGCGGCGACCGGCAGCGTGGTCTCGGCCTTGACGCGGGCGGCGAAGGGCACCTGGTAGCCGGGGCCGACCGGGATGCGGACGCCGGAGGCGTTGCCGCCGCTGGAGACGTCCAGGAGATCGATGCCGTGCGCCTGGAGGTCGCGGGCGAAGCGGACGGTGTCGTCCGGGGTCCAGCCGCCCTCCTCCAGCCAGTCGGTCGCCGAGACGCGGAAGAACAGGGGCTTGTCGTCGGGCCAGACCGCGCGCACCGCGTCGACGACCTCCAGCGCGAAGCGGGTGCGGTTCTCGTACGAGCCGCCGTACTCGTCGGTGCGGTGGTTGCTGTGCGGGGAGAGGAAGTTGCCGATCAGATAGCCGTGGGCGCCGTGGATCTCGGCGACCTCGAAGCCGGCGGCGCGGGCGCGACCGGCCGCCTCCGCGAACTGGCCGACCACTTCGGCGATCTGAGCGGACGTCAGCTCGGTCGGCACCGGGTGGCGCTCGTCGAAGGCCACCGCGCTCGGGCCCAGCGGCTGCCAGCCCCCCGCGTCCGGGGCGAGGGGCGCGCCGCCCGTCCAGGGACGGTCGGTGGAGGCCTTGCGGCCGGCGTGGGCGAGCTGGATCCCCGGGACGGTGCCCTGCGAGACCAGGAAGCGGGTGATGCGGCGGAACGCCTCGACCTGGGTGTCGTTCCAGATGCCCAGGTCGTAGGGGGAGATACGGCCCTCGGGGCTGACGCCGGTGGCCTCGACGACGACCAGGCCCGTGCCGCCGGCCGCGCGGGCCGCGTAGTGGGCGAAGTGCCAGTCGTTCGGGGCGCCGGCCTCGGGGCCGTCCGGGGCGGCCGAGTACTGGCACATCGGCGGCATCCACACCCGGTTCGCCATCGTCACGTCACGCAGGGTGAAGGGCTCGAAGAGTGCGCTCACGGCGGGCTCCAATCGTCACGGGACCGGCGGTCGACTCGTACGATAGGCAGCGTAGTACGTCAGATGTCAAACTACGGGAGTTCTCGTACAATGGGACTCCCGCCGAAGTGGAGCCGCCGTGACCTCCCCCGCCGTCAGCAGCCGTGCCCTTCCGCACCCCGAGCGGGACGAGATCCGCCTGGAGGGCATCCTGCACGCGCTCTCCGACCCGATGCGCCTGCGGATCGTCCGAGAGCTCGCCGCGGCCGACACCGAACTCTCCTGTTCGCACTTCGATCTTCCCGTCACCAAGTCGACGACCACCCACCACTTCCGGGTGCTGCGCGAGAGCGGCGTGATCCGGCAGGTCTACCAGGGCACGGCCAAGATGAACGGCCTGCGCAGGGACGACCTAGACGATCTCTTCCCGGGGCTTGTCGACAGCCTCCTCGACGCCGCCACCCGCCAGGCCGTCCGGGTCGGCGGCTGAACCGGCCTTCGAGGGCAGGTGGTTGAAGAGCAGGTTCAGCACGATCGCCGTCAGGCAGCCCGCGCTGATCCCGCTGTTCATCACCGTCTGGAACCAGTCGGGGAACTTCCCGTAGATCGTCGGCACCCCGACCGGCAGCACCCCCATGGCGACCGAGACGGCCACCACCGTCAGGTTGTTGTTGCCCCGGAAGTCCACCTGGGTGAGGGTCCTGAGGCCGCTGGCCGCCACCGTCCCGAACATCACCAGCCCGGCACCCCCGAGCACCGGCGCCGGAATCGCCGCGACCACCGCGCCCAGCTTGGGCAGCAGCCCCAGCAGCACCAGGATGCCGCCGGCCGTGGCGACGACCCAGCGGCTGCGCACCCGGGTCATGCCGACCAGGCCCACGTTCTGCGCGTACGCCGTGTACGGGAAGGTGTTGAAGACGCCGCCGAGCACGGTGGACAGGCCGTCGGCGCGCAGACCGTCCGACAGCGAGCGCGGCTCGACTTTCCGGTCGGTCATCTCGCCGACCGCGATCAGGTCACCGGTCGTCTCGGTCATCGTCACCAGTGCCACCACCAGCATCGACACGATCGCCGAGAACTCGAAGGTCGGCGCCCCGAAGTGGAACGGCGTGCTGATGCCGAGCCAGTCGGCGTGCCCGACCCCGTCGAAGTCCGTGAAGCCGAAGGGGACGGCCACCGCCAGGCCCACCGCGATGCCGATCAGCACGGCGATCCGGCTCAGGAAGGCCGGGGCGAACCGCTGCACCCCCAGCACCACCGCCAGCACGAACACGGCCAGCGCGAGGTTCTTCGGCGCACCGAAGTCCGCGGAGCCGACCCCGCCGGCCGCCCAGTTGCCCGCGACCGGCAGCAGCGAGATCCCGATGATCAGGATCACCGTGCCGGTGACCAGGGGCGGGAAGAAACGGAGGAGTCTCCCGAAGGCCGGCGCGAGCAGCATGATCGCCAGGCCCGCGACGATCACCGAGCCGTAGATCGCGGGGAGTCCGCCGCCGGTCGTGCCGATCAGCACCATCGGGGACACGGCCGCGAAGGTGCAGCCCTGCATGATCGGGAGCCGGACGCCGAAGCGCCAGAAGCCGACGCACTGGATGAGCGTGGCGATGCCGCACACCAGGAGGTCGGCGGTGATGAGGTACGCGAGGTCCGCCGGCGACAGCTTCATCGCGCTGCCGACGATCAGGGGGACGGCGACGGCGCCGGCGTACATCGCGAGGACGTGTTGGAGGCCGAAGGCGGTGAGTTGGCGTACCGGGGGGACCTCGTCGACGGGGTGCTTGGTCATGGGGGGACCGTAAGCTCCTTGCACAGTTTGTTGATGTCCGGGGTGTTGCCGGTTCGTTGCCTCGTGCGGGCCCTAGAGGGCCGTGCCGTGAGCGGCGTTCAGCAGGGACTGCCAGTCGGGGAGTTTCACCACGCCCCGGCCCAGCGACGCACCCAGCTCCGCTTCCGCTTGCTCTATCGCGCACCAGCCCGTCCACTCGACCGGCTCGACGCCGTCCGCCCGCAGCGCGTCGAGCGGATCCCCGTGCAGCTCTTTGCGTACGAGCACGGAGGCGTCCTCGAGCAGGGACGTCACCGTCTCCTTGGCGTCCGGGCGGTTGGTGCCGATCACTCCGGTGGGACCGCGCTTGATCCAGCCGGCCACGTACTCGCCCCGCACGACGAAGCCGCCGTGCACGACACGGCCGTCGATGTTGGGCACCGTGCCGCTCTCCGCGTCGAACGGCAGCCCAGCCACCGGCAGACCCCGGTACCCCACCGACCGCAGCACCAACTGCGCCTCGATCTCCTCGAATTCACCGGTCCCGCGCACGCCCCCGCGCCCGTCCGGCACCGTCCGTTCGAAGCGGACGGCGCCCACCCGGCCCCCCTCGGCGAGGAGTTCGACCGGGCGGAGGAAGAAGCGCAACGAGATGGTGCGGGGCGCCTGGTGCGGGGCTGCTCCCGCCCAGCCCCGCAGCACCTCCACGTTCCGGCGCTGTGGCGCGGGCAGGGCACTGGGGTCCAGGTACGCCGGGTCCCGTGCCAACTCCTCGGACCGTACCGCCACTTCGACGTCCGGTAGGGAGCCCAGCTCGCGCAGCTCCTTGGTGGTGAAGCGGGCCTGGGAGGGGCCGCGCCGACCGACCATGTGGACGTCCGTCACGCGGCTGGCCGCCAGCGCGGTCAGCGCGGGCTGCGGGATGTCGGTGGGGCTGAGCTCCGTCACCCCGCGCGCCAGCATCCGCGTCACGTCGACCGCGACGTTGCCGACGCCGATGACCACCGCCGACCGCGCCCCCACGACGAAGCCGTCGGCCGTGGCGTCGGGGTGCGCGCTGTACCAGGACACGAACTCGGTCGCCGACCAGCTGCCCGGCAGGTCCTCGCCCGGGATGCCGAGCCGGCGGTCGGTCGCGGCGCCCACGCAGTGCACGACGGCGTGGTACAGCTCGCGCAGCCGCGCGGCCGGCACGCCGTCCGGGCCGACCCCGACACCGCCGAGGAACCGCACCCGGTCGTGCTCCAGGACCGTGCGCAGGTTGTTCTGGAGCGACTTGATCTTCTCGTGGTCCGGTGCCACCCCGTAGCGCACCAGACCGTAGGGACAGGGCAACCGGTCCAGGACGTCGACGAGCACGTCGGGGTCCTGCTGGACGAGGCTCTGGGCGGTGTAGCACCCGCTGGGCCCGGAGCCGACGACGGCGACACGCAGCACGGCGGAACTCCTTACGAGAGGAGTCGCTGACACCTCCAGGATCGCACCGCCGGTGCTGCTCTGACAGGGTGCCGGAGCGGCCTTGGCGTGCGTGTCCGTTCACAGGGAGTGTGATCATGCGGTTACGTTGCGTATGTGCTAGAAGCATCCTTTCTTAATCTTTCTGATCGTTGTCCGACGGACGGCAGCGTGTCCGTGTGGCCCGCGTGGGAAGTGCGGGAGGACGGGGGCGCGACGGCGTGGTTCCACGTCCGGCTGGCCTTCGCCGACGGTGCCCGGGTGGACACGCTCGCGGTGGTGACCGAGGGCGGTGTCTCCCTGGAGGACGTGCGGGCGCAGCCGGCGCTGTCGCTCGACGACCTGGGCGTGCTCGCGGACTGGATCGAGGGGCCCCTCTTCGAGGCGTGCGGCCGGCGGCCCGAGGCGCAGGCCGATGCCGGGGCGGCTGGCGCGAGTCGGGCGCGCCCGGCCTGGCCCCGCGGGATCGAGGGGCGATGGCTGATCGCGCAGGAGTACCGGGCCGCCCAGGAGGACGGCGTCGACCCGGTCCTCGCGGTGATGTGCGCGACGGGGCACAGCCGCCGCAAGTCGCTCCGGCTCATCTCCCAGGCGCGTGACGCCGGATTCCTGACGCCCCGTCACGCCCGGCGCTGAACAAGCCTTTTGGCTGCTCGGATCCGGCTCAGAGCATGTCCCGCATCCGGTTGATCTCGCTCGTCTGCTGGGCCACCACGTCGTCCGCCATCTCCTCGATCCGGATGTTGTTGCCCTGCCCCTTGACCTCCGCCGCCATGGTGATCGCCCCCTGGTGGTGAGTGATCATCAGCGTGAGGAAGAGCTCGTCGAACGCCTTCCCCTTCGCCGCCCGCAGGTTCTTCAGCTGGGACTCGGTCGCCATGCCGGGCATCGTGGCGTGCGAGTGCCCCTCGCTCTTCTCGGACTGGCCGTGCTCTTTCAGCCAAGCCCGCATCGCCTCGATCTCCGGTCCCTGGGCGGCCGAGATCCGCTCGGCGAGGGCCTTGAGCTTCGCCGACTCGGCATGCGTCGGGGCCAGTTCGGTCAGCTCCAGGGCCTGGGCGTGGTGCGCGATCATCATGCGGGCGTAGGACACGTCCGCCGAGTTCGGGGTGTCGTCGTCGGCGCGCTGCTCCTCGGCGTCCTGCGCGGAGAGCGTGCGGTTCGCCTCACCCGGCTTGCCCGGCACCAGTACCGAAGGCCCGGTCGACGAAGCCGACTTGGGGTCCGCGTCGGAGTCGCAGCCCGCGAGGGCCAGGGCCGCGACGGCCGCCAGGACGGCCGTCACGTACGGCACGCGGCCGAAAAGCACAGTGGTCACCCATGGTCCCTTCATTACAGGTTCGTTGCCCTCTGTTGATCTGTGCATGGTGAAGACGATACTGCGGTGACGCGTGAACCGTTCCACATGAACGGCACAGGGAGGAAACAGTGATCCTGTTGAGTGAGTCCCGAACCCGGCACAGACGTCTGGGAGTTGCCGCGGCCGCCGCGGGCCTCCTGGCCGCGCTGCTGACCGCCGGTCCGGCCGTCGCCACCCCCGACCCCGGGGACGGGCCGGCCGCGAGCAAGGGGGTGTCCAGGAGCACCGAGGCCGAAGTGCGCGCGGCGATAGCCGACGGCGAGATCCCCGGCCAGGACGAGATCGTCCACTCCGACAACATCGAACACCTCGTCAACGTCCCCAAGGACGCGCTGCCCGGCACCAATTCGGACCTGGCCTTCCAGGGCCGGTACGCGTTCGCCGGCAACTACGACGGCTTCCGCATCTTCGACATCAGCAACCCGAAGGCGCCGAGGACGGTCGCCCAGGTGCTGTGCCCCGGTTCGCAGAACGACATCTCCGTCTCCGGGAACCTGCTGTTCCTCTCCACCGACTCCTCGCGCAGTGACAGCAGTTGCAGCAGCACCACCCAGCCCGCGACCGAGAAGTCGTCGTGGGAGGGCATGAAGGTCTTCGACATCAGCGACAAGCGGAACCCGAAGTACGTCGCCGCCGTGGAGACCGCCTGCGGCTCGCACACCCACACGCTGGTGCCCGAGCGCCGGAACGTCTACCTCTACGTCTCCTCGTACTCGCCGAGCGCCACCTACCCCGACTGCCAGCCGCCGCACGACGGCATCTCGGTCATCAAGGTGCCGCGCAACGCCCCCGAGAAGGCCGCGGTCGTGAGCTTCCCGGTGCTCTTCCCCGGCGAGGGCCCCGACGGCGGCGGCAACCCCGGCGCGCCCACCAACCCGGGCGTCTCCAAGACCACCGGCTGCCACGACATCACGGTCCTCCCGGACAAGGACCTCGCGGCGGGCGCCTGCATGGGTGACGGCATCCTGTTCTCCATCAAGGACCCGGAGCGCCCGAAGGTCATCGACCGGGTCCAGGACAACGTGAACTTCGCGTTCTGGCACTCGGCGACCTTCAACCAGAAGGCGAACAAGGTCGTCTTCACCGACGAGTTGGGCGGCGGCGGTGCGGCCACCTGCAACGCGCAGATCGGTCCGAACCGCGGTGCCGACGGCATCTACGACATCGTTGGCAAGGGCGACAAGCGCAAGCTCGTCTTCCGCAGCTACTTCAAGATCCCGCGCCACCAGGCCGACACCGAGAACTGCGTCGCGCACAACGGCTCGCTGATCCCGGTCAAGGGCAAGGACATCATGGTCCAGGCCTGGTACCAGGGCGGTGTCTCCGTCTGGGAGTTCACCGACTCCGCGAAGCCCAGGGAGATCGGCTACTTCGAGCGCGGCCCGCTGAGCACCACCGCCATGCAGACCGGCGGAGCGTGGTCGGCGTACTACTACAACGGCTACATCTACTCCAACGACATCGCCAAGGGCTTCGACGTGCTGAAGCTCAGCGACCGGCGGACGGATCCGGCCAAGAAGGTGCGGCTCGGGGAGCTCAACGTCCAGACGCAGCCGGACTACTTCGACTGATCCCCGGGCTCCCGGCCCGTCTCGAAGAACCGCGACAGATTCGCGTCACCCGTCCCGCCGGGCGCCTCGGTGCCCGGCGGGACGCCCTGCTCCCAGTCGAGCCGGTAGCGCGCGAACAGTTCGGCGCGCAGCGTCCCGATCGGCATCGGGACGTTCGGCACGACCATCGCGTAGACCGCGCCCATGAGCTGTGAGCGCAGCATCGGGTAGTCGGTCTCGACCGTCTGCGAGCCGTGGCGCTCCATGGTGTCCCGCAGCAGTTCGGCCAGGCGCTGCTGCTCCGGGCACTCCACGAAGCCGTCGGTGTCCAGCAGGCCGGCCATGTGCTGGCGCATCAGCACGGTCCGGTCCCGGGCCAGGCCGAGGACCGCGTCGATGGCCCGCGCCATCCGCTCCCGGCCGTCCTCGGTGCGCGGCTCGCGCTCCAGGGCCTCCTCCAGCGTGCGGTGCATGAGCCGGTGCACGGCGGACTGCACCAGCTGACGCTTGCCGGGGAAGTAGTACGACACCAGACCGCGCGCCGAACCGGCCCGGTCCGCGATGTCGCCGAGGGTCGTGGACTCGTATCCGCGCTCGGAGACCAGTTCGAGAGCCGCCTGCAGGAGCCGCTCCCGGGAACGGCGGCGCAACTCTTCATTGACCGAGGCGCTGCGCGGGGACATGCTGTAACTCCTGCGTTGACTGGCTATCAGCCAACTATACTCAG
Above is a window of Streptomyces griseorubiginosus DNA encoding:
- a CDS encoding PHB depolymerase family esterase; protein product: MLLAVLSLLAAALLSAPTASARTEAVPAATLTEVTGFGTNPSNLQMYLYVPDNVTAHPAVVVAVHYCTGSGPAMYNGTEWAQLADTHGFVVIYPSVTRASKCFDVSSPQALKRGGGSDPVGIKSMIDWTVDAYSADTTRIYATGISSGAMMTNVLLGDYPDVFAAGAAFSGVPFGCFATTDGSEWNSACSGGTITHTPQEWGNLVRAAYPGYTGTRPRMQVWHGTEDDVLRYPNFGEEIKQWTNVLGVSQTPAATDSPASGWTRTRYGATGDRAPVEAISLQGVGHNLYSWGMADRALTFFGLGGDGPAPQPQPGACKVTATTNAWNTGLTASLTVTNTGTTAINGWQLAFTLPGGQTITNGWGATYAPGSGAVTATNASYNATIAPNASVSIGYQANHGGNSAAPGGFTLNGKACTTS
- a CDS encoding NADH:flavin oxidoreductase/NADH oxidase; amino-acid sequence: MSALFEPFTLRDVTMANRVWMPPMCQYSAAPDGPEAGAPNDWHFAHYAARAAGGTGLVVVEATGVSPEGRISPYDLGIWNDTQVEAFRRITRFLVSQGTVPGIQLAHAGRKASTDRPWTGGAPLAPDAGGWQPLGPSAVAFDERHPVPTELTSAQIAEVVGQFAEAAGRARAAGFEVAEIHGAHGYLIGNFLSPHSNHRTDEYGGSYENRTRFALEVVDAVRAVWPDDKPLFFRVSATDWLEEGGWTPDDTVRFARDLQAHGIDLLDVSSGGNASGVRIPVGPGYQVPFAARVKAETTLPVAAVGLITDAEQAEKILSNGEADAVLLGRELLRNPSWARHAARELGGDVHVPDQYHRSV
- a CDS encoding ArsR/SmtB family transcription factor codes for the protein MTSPAVSSRALPHPERDEIRLEGILHALSDPMRLRIVRELAAADTELSCSHFDLPVTKSTTTHHFRVLRESGVIRQVYQGTAKMNGLRRDDLDDLFPGLVDSLLDAATRQAVRVGG
- a CDS encoding nucleobase:cation symporter-2 family protein, whose product is MTKHPVDEVPPVRQLTAFGLQHVLAMYAGAVAVPLIVGSAMKLSPADLAYLITADLLVCGIATLIQCVGFWRFGVRLPIMQGCTFAAVSPMVLIGTTGGGLPAIYGSVIVAGLAIMLLAPAFGRLLRFFPPLVTGTVILIIGISLLPVAGNWAAGGVGSADFGAPKNLALAVFVLAVVLGVQRFAPAFLSRIAVLIGIAVGLAVAVPFGFTDFDGVGHADWLGISTPFHFGAPTFEFSAIVSMLVVALVTMTETTGDLIAVGEMTDRKVEPRSLSDGLRADGLSTVLGGVFNTFPYTAYAQNVGLVGMTRVRSRWVVATAGGILVLLGLLPKLGAVVAAIPAPVLGGAGLVMFGTVAASGLRTLTQVDFRGNNNLTVVAVSVAMGVLPVGVPTIYGKFPDWFQTVMNSGISAGCLTAIVLNLLFNHLPSKAGSAADPDGLAGGGVEEAVDKPREEIV
- a CDS encoding FAD-dependent oxidoreductase — translated: MLRVAVVGSGPSGCYTAQSLVQQDPDVLVDVLDRLPCPYGLVRYGVAPDHEKIKSLQNNLRTVLEHDRVRFLGGVGVGPDGVPAARLRELYHAVVHCVGAATDRRLGIPGEDLPGSWSATEFVSWYSAHPDATADGFVVGARSAVVIGVGNVAVDVTRMLARGVTELSPTDIPQPALTALAASRVTDVHMVGRRGPSQARFTTKELRELGSLPDVEVAVRSEELARDPAYLDPSALPAPQRRNVEVLRGWAGAAPHQAPRTISLRFFLRPVELLAEGGRVGAVRFERTVPDGRGGVRGTGEFEEIEAQLVLRSVGYRGLPVAGLPFDAESGTVPNIDGRVVHGGFVVRGEYVAGWIKRGPTGVIGTNRPDAKETVTSLLEDASVLVRKELHGDPLDALRADGVEPVEWTGWCAIEQAEAELGASLGRGVVKLPDWQSLLNAAHGTAL
- a CDS encoding DUF6214 family protein, with product MSVWPAWEVREDGGATAWFHVRLAFADGARVDTLAVVTEGGVSLEDVRAQPALSLDDLGVLADWIEGPLFEACGRRPEAQADAGAAGASRARPAWPRGIEGRWLIAQEYRAAQEDGVDPVLAVMCATGHSRRKSLRLISQARDAGFLTPRHARR
- a CDS encoding DUF305 domain-containing protein, whose product is MKGPWVTTVLFGRVPYVTAVLAAVAALALAGCDSDADPKSASSTGPSVLVPGKPGEANRTLSAQDAEEQRADDDTPNSADVSYARMMIAHHAQALELTELAPTHAESAKLKALAERISAAQGPEIEAMRAWLKEHGQSEKSEGHSHATMPGMATESQLKNLRAAKGKAFDELFLTLMITHHQGAITMAAEVKGQGNNIRIEEMADDVVAQQTSEINRMRDML
- a CDS encoding helix-turn-helix domain-containing protein, coding for MSPRSASVNEELRRRSRERLLQAALELVSERGYESTTLGDIADRAGSARGLVSYYFPGKRQLVQSAVHRLMHRTLEEALEREPRTEDGRERMARAIDAVLGLARDRTVLMRQHMAGLLDTDGFVECPEQQRLAELLRDTMERHGSQTVETDYPMLRSQLMGAVYAMVVPNVPMPIGTLRAELFARYRLDWEQGVPPGTEAPGGTGDANLSRFFETGREPGDQSK